A single Anopheles ziemanni chromosome X unlocalized genomic scaffold, idAnoZiCoDA_A2_x.2 X_unloc_101, whole genome shotgun sequence DNA region contains:
- the LOC131291530 gene encoding uncharacterized protein LOC131291530, which translates to MNFLVIAKFPAELPTQFVSTEGWKIPQHILLADPEFNKPQPIDLVIGIEHYFSFFPGAARIRLGPDLPQLVESVFGWMVAGKGPVEASSVETTSTITVCASVFSLEESIERFWKAEQLQMKDGYSPEERRCEQLYAASTDRDEAGRYIVRLPRHPDFESRLGSSRESALRRFELLERRLEKNCALKADYHKFMQEYLQLGHMRLVSDSEKEPASAYYLPHHPVFKESSTTTKLRVVFDGSSKTSSGYSLNESLCKGPVVQDDLLDLLLRFRTYEVALVGDIEKMYRQVKLHPEDCPLVRIFFRFSPQDPVQVYELCTVTYGLAPSSFLATRTLQQLADDEGSAYPLADHALRRNFYVDDFIGGAQSIEEAAKLRSELSDLLSKGGFDLRKWTSNRLEVLSGLAEDQLGTKSALQFDSHETVKALGVSWKPESDTLHFDCPIQAPSDEEVSTKRMAMSNIARLFDPLGMLAPVIVCAKIIMQEMWMSACGWDVPLPEAILKKWTSFWAELPALEHYAVPRCTFLPLATNIEVHTFADASTAAFGACSYIRCEDATGKVQIALISAKSKVAPIKRVSVARLELNACVLASHLHHRVKKAIDIQVDASFFWSDSSICLHWIRATPSAWKTYVANRVSEIQHFTDGHVWNHIAGVENPADIVSRGLSVKEFLDSRVWREGPAWLSLPRSSWPISKPAEIIENDILESNTTVLTILEPGNCNEIFLRWSEYRRLISRVAYCLRFIRKTRNRLRGNITVVDSSDMLPEVLTAEELAEADDCLIRLAQQDGFAAEINELKKGKQLKKQSALRRLTPFLDEKGILRVGGRLNFANLPFQSKHPALLPKDHPFPRLLAEHQHQILLHGGGAIVAIQHQRTPVPAQQQMGQLPACRVTPGRPFAVTGIDYAGPIYLKPAHRRAAALKAYICVFVCFATKAVHLELVGDLSTQGFIAALRRFTCRRGVPEHLHSDNGKNFEGAKNELLELFERFESEQEQSHISTACAEQGITWHMIPPRAPHFGGLWEAAVKTAKRHLFRQLGSTRLSYEGYITVLDQIEAAMNSRPLLPMSDDPNDLAALTPSHFLIGAKLTSIPDPTDQQLKCTPLGHLQKLQLIVQKFWTHWRKEYLQEMLREARSIDKNDECIPGRMVILVDELLPTTRWPLARIIDVCPGKDGL; encoded by the exons ATGAACTTCCTTGTAATAGCGAAGTTTCCAGCAGAGCTGCCAACTCAGTTTGTGTCGACGGAAGGTTGGAAAATTCCGCAGCATATATTACTGGCCGATCCTGAATTCAACAAACCGCAACCAATCGACTTAGTGATCGGCATCGAGCactatttttcattcttcccgGGAGCAGCACGTATTCGTTTGGGACCCGATCTTCCTCAGCTGGTAGAGAGCGTATTTGGATGGATGGTTGCCGGTAAAGGTCCGGTGGAAGCATCAAGCGTGGAAACTACGTCCACCATCACCGTATGTGCATCAGTCTTTTCACTGGAGGAGAGCATCGAGCGTTTTTGGAAAGCAGAGCAGCTGCAGATGAAGGATGGCTATTCTCCGGAGGAAAGGCGTTGCGAGCAGTTGTATGCAGCATCAACGGATAGGGATGAAGCCGGTCGCTATATAGTTCGTCTGCCGCGTCATCCTGACTTCGAATCAAGGCTTGGCAGTTCTCGGGAAAGCGCTCTACGACGCTTCGAACTGCTGGAGAGAAGGTTGGAGAAAAACTGTGCGCTGAAGGCTGATTATCACAAATTCATGCAAGAATATCTTCAGCTCGGGCACATGAGGCTGGTTAGTGATAGTGAAAAGGAACCAGCATCGGCATATTACTTGCCACATCATCCCGTGTTCAAGGAGTCCAGTACAACCACAAAGTTGCGCGTTGTCTTTGACGGTTCATCAAAAACATCATCGGGATACTCCTTGAATGAATCATTGTGCAAAGGACCTGTGGTGCAGGATGATCTGTTGGATTTACTGCTAAGATTCCGTACGTACGAAGTGGCATTGGTTGGAGACATTGAGAAGATGTATCGGCAGGTGAAGCTACATCCTGAAGATTGCCCACTCGTACGGATCTTTTTTCGATTCTCGCCACAGGATCCTGTTCAGGTGTATGAGTTATGTACGGTCACTTATGGTCTTGCACCATCTTCGTTTCTCGCAACTCGCACGTTACAACAACTTGCAGATGATGAAGGCAGTGCATATCCGTTAGCAGATCATGCATTGCGAAGAAACTTCTACGTCGACGATTTTATTGGAGGTGCACAATCCATCGAGGAGGCAGCAAAGCTACGCTCAGAGCTAAGTGATCTTTTGTCCAAGGGTGGATTTGATTTGCGCAAGTGGACGTCGAATCGGCTGGAAGTATTGAGCGGGCTCGCGGAGGATCAACTCGGAACTAAATCGGCTCTGCAGTTCGATTCGCATGAAACTGTGAAGGCACTTGGAGTGTCATGGAAGCCGGAGAGTGACACGTTGCATTTTGATTGCCCTATCCAAGCACCTAGCGATGAGGAGGTGTCTACAAAGCGAATGGCGATGTCTAATATCGCAAGATTATTCGATCCGCTGGGCATGCTCGCTCCGGTGATAGTTTGTGCAAAAATTATCATGCAAGAGATGTGGATGTCAGCATGCGGATGGGACGTTCCACTACCGGAAGCTATACTCAAAAAATGGACGAGTTTTTGGGCCGAGCTACCGGCTCTTGAGCATTATGCAGTACCTCGTTGCACTTTCCTTCCGTTGGCAACGAATATCGAAGTTCACACCTTTGCCGATGCTTCAACTGCTGCGTTCGGAGCCTGTTCTTACATCCGATGTGAAGATGCCACCGGGAAGGTGCAAATTGCTTTAATATCGGCCAAAAGCAAAGTGGCACCAATTAAACGGGTATCCGTGGCTCGCCTGGAACTCAATGCTTGCGTTCTTGCATCCCATCTGCACCACCGTGTAAAGAAAGCCATCGACATCCAGGTTGATGCATCATTTTTCTGGTCGGACTCATCCATTTGTTTGCACTGGATCAGGGCGACTCCAAGTGCATGGAAAACTTATGTCGCAAATCGGGTGTCCGAAATTCAACATTTCACTGATGGGCATGTCTGGAACCATATTGCTGGTGTGGAGAATCCGGCGGATATCGTATCGCGAGGATTATCGGTCAAGGAGTTTTTGGACAGTAGAGTATGGAGGGAGGGACCGGCATGGCTCTCGCTTCCTCGCAGCAGTTGGCCGATATCGAAACCCgctgaaataattgaaaatgataTACTGGAGAGCAACACAACCGTTCTTACGATACTTGAACCTGGCAACTGTAACGAAATATTTTTGCGCTGGTCCGAGTACAGGAGGTTGATCAGTAGAGTGGCGTATTGTCTGCGATTTATTCGGAAAACTCGCAACCGTTTGAGGGGAAACATCACCGTGGTTGATAGCAGTGACATGCTGCCTGAAGTGCTTACGGCTGAGGAGCTGGCTGAGGCTGATGATTGTTTGATTCGGTTGGCGCAGCAGGATGGATTCGCAGCGGAGATCAACGAGCTAAAAAAGGGGAAGCAACTGAAAAAGCAATCTGCGTTGAGGAGACTCACCCCGTTTCTCGACGAGAAGGGAATCTTGCGCGTGGGTGGACGACTGAATTTTGCTAATCTTCCGTTCCAGTCAAAGCATCCAGCACTGCTTCCCAAGGATCATCCGTTCCCCAGACTGCTGGCCGAGCATCAGCATCAAATTCTGCTTCATGGTGGGGGGGCGATTGTTGCTATCCAGCATCAGAGAACG CCGGTTCCCGCTCAACAGCAGATGGGTCAATTGCCAGCCTGCAGAGTTACGCCTGGTCGTCCATTTGCGGTAACGGGTATTGACTACGCCGGACCAATCTATTTGAAACCTGCGCACCGGCGAGCGGCCGCTCTTAAGGCATACATATGCGTTTTCGTCTGTTTTGCAACCAAGGCAGTGCACCTTGAGCTGGTTGGTGATCTATCGACGCAAGGATTCATCGCCGCTTTGCGCCGGTTTACGTGCAGAAGAGGAGTTCCGGAACACTTACACTCTGATAACGGAAAGAATTTTGAGGGTGCTAAGAACGAGCTGCTGGAGCTATTCGAGCGTTTTGAAAGTGAGCAGGAGCAAAGCCACATCTCGACTGCTTGTGCTGAGCAAGGAATCACTTGGCATATGATTCCACCACGAGCACCGCACTTTGGAGGTTTGTGGGAGGCTGCCGTCAAGACCGCGAAGCGTCATCTGTTCAGGCAACTTGGAAGCACGAGGTTATCGTATGAGGGATACATAACGGTTTTGGATCAGATCGAGGCAGCAATGAACTCCCGTCCATTGCTTCCGATGTCGGATGACCCCAATGACTTGGCAGCACTAACACCTTCTCATTTTTTAATAGGGGCAAAGCTCACGTCCATTCCTGATCCAACCGATCAGCAACTGAAGTGCACTCCGTTGGGGCATCTGCAGAAACTCCAGTTGATCGTGCAGAAGTTTTGGACCCACTGGAGGAAGGAGTACCTGCAAGAGATGCTACGTGAGGCAAGATCGATAGACAAGAACGATGAATGCATACCCGGTCGGATGGTCATCCTTGTGGACGAGCTACTACCCACAACACGCTGGCCGCTTGCGCGCATTATCGACGTTTGTCCGGGCAAGGATGGGCTC